One window from the genome of Jeotgalibaca sp. MA1X17-3 encodes:
- the holB gene encoding DNA polymerase III subunit delta': MLTSLEQRQPDLMDRFARTIVQRRLGHAYLFEGSRGTGKKDMAKWIAATIFCERPDAGRPCMDCRSCRRIAVGDLPDLTEIEPDGQSIKVDQVRELKAEFSKSAVEGSKKVYIIDDAEKMTVNAANSLLTFLEEPGEGTYLFLLTTVKENILPTIRSRCQIIHFQPLRRQAMIELLLSENIKIADAELLSAVTNDLAEAKELEQDESFQALRNTTWRWFQYLIAQDPMAFLYVQMNIMEHVKEKSRALFCLDLLLFHYRDFLYLNFGNEKAVIQKQLVPEYQKLIGKSIDVMAITQQIENILQGKQALGSNVQVQGILESIAIKNTWK, translated from the coding sequence ATGTTAACAAGCCTAGAACAAAGACAACCCGATTTAATGGATCGTTTTGCTCGAACGATTGTTCAACGACGACTAGGCCATGCTTACTTATTCGAAGGGTCGCGTGGAACAGGTAAAAAAGATATGGCCAAATGGATAGCAGCTACTATCTTTTGCGAACGTCCAGATGCAGGCAGACCGTGTATGGATTGCCGAAGTTGCCGAAGAATAGCAGTGGGGGATTTACCGGATTTAACGGAAATTGAACCGGATGGACAATCTATTAAAGTAGATCAAGTAAGAGAATTAAAAGCTGAATTTTCCAAAAGTGCTGTAGAAGGCAGTAAAAAAGTATATATAATAGATGATGCAGAGAAGATGACCGTCAACGCTGCAAATAGTTTACTTACTTTTCTGGAAGAGCCCGGAGAAGGAACCTATCTATTTCTTTTGACTACCGTAAAAGAAAACATTCTACCAACCATTCGTTCCCGTTGCCAAATTATTCACTTTCAACCGCTACGCCGACAAGCGATGATTGAACTGTTGCTTTCGGAAAATATAAAAATAGCAGATGCTGAACTATTGTCCGCAGTAACAAATGATTTGGCAGAAGCAAAAGAATTGGAACAAGATGAGTCATTCCAAGCATTACGGAATACGACTTGGCGTTGGTTCCAATATCTGATTGCACAAGACCCAATGGCATTTCTCTACGTACAAATGAATATCATGGAGCATGTAAAAGAAAAATCGCGTGCATTGTTCTGTCTAGATTTACTGTTGTTTCATTATCGAGACTTTTTATATTTAAATTTTGGTAATGAAAAAGCAGTAATCCAGAAACAGTTAGTACCAGAATATCAAAAGTTGATAGGAAAAAGTATAGATGTTATGGCAATTACTCAGCAAATCGAAAATATTTTGCAGGGGAAACAAGCTCTTGGTTCCAATGTTCAAGTACAAGGGATATTGGAAAGCATAGCCATTAAGAATACTTGGAAATAA
- a CDS encoding stage 0 sporulation family protein gives MKQVIGLRFIPNGPLSYYEKGNDHFQINDQVIVQQSEYEEMGRISIPYKECQDEDVTYSHDQIIRKATQLDVEKNHINKKDAEKAQQICKQKVREFGLEMKIIQSTYSFDRKKLTFLFSSNGRVDFRKLVRELASIFRVRIELRQIGARDETKILGGIGPCGRPLCCSTFLGDFVPVSIKMAKDQGLSLNTSKISGLCGRLLCCLNFENENYEEMKKLMPDYGEEVETPDGRGKVVGLNLISQVIKVRLFSERKTLEYAWEEIMIPVG, from the coding sequence ATGAAACAAGTGATTGGCCTAAGATTTATCCCCAATGGTCCCCTTTCTTATTATGAAAAAGGAAATGACCATTTTCAAATAAATGACCAAGTGATTGTTCAACAATCCGAATATGAAGAAATGGGAAGAATCAGTATTCCTTATAAGGAATGTCAGGATGAAGATGTAACCTATTCTCATGATCAGATTATTCGTAAGGCAACACAATTAGATGTAGAGAAAAATCATATAAATAAAAAAGATGCAGAAAAAGCACAGCAAATTTGTAAACAAAAAGTGAGAGAATTTGGTTTAGAAATGAAAATTATTCAGAGCACATATTCATTTGATCGAAAAAAACTTACTTTTTTGTTTAGTAGTAATGGCCGTGTAGATTTTCGAAAGCTAGTTCGAGAACTGGCATCTATTTTTCGAGTACGGATTGAGCTCAGACAAATCGGAGCGCGCGATGAAACTAAAATTTTAGGTGGAATTGGTCCATGTGGTAGACCCCTTTGTTGTTCTACTTTTTTAGGTGATTTTGTTCCGGTCTCCATTAAAATGGCAAAAGACCAAGGCCTTTCCTTGAATACTTCAAAAATATCAGGATTATGTGGACGGCTCCTTTGCTGTTTGAATTTCGAAAATGAAAACTATGAAGAAATGAAAAAATTAATGCCAGATTATGGTGAAGAAGTTGAAACGCCAGATGGTCGCGGAAAAGTGGTCGGATTGAATCTTATCTCTCAAGTAATTAAAGTTCGCCTCTTTTCAGAACGTAAAACGTTAGAATACGCCTGGGAAGAAATCATGATTCCCGTTGGCTAA
- a CDS encoding DNA replication initiation control protein YabA encodes MDKRTLFDKFHRVDTNISSVGEDLKEIQEKMNHLIEENATLQIENQHLRDRIEYMTKEIVPNLEESEPEMSKSRQNLQKLYEDGFHVCNVYFGTRRIHDESCVFCLDVIYGEREQQS; translated from the coding sequence ATGGATAAACGTACATTGTTTGATAAATTCCATCGGGTGGATACAAACATTTCATCTGTAGGAGAAGACTTGAAAGAAATTCAAGAAAAAATGAATCATTTAATTGAAGAAAATGCTACATTACAAATTGAAAACCAACACCTTCGAGATCGTATTGAGTATATGACAAAAGAAATTGTTCCAAATCTGGAAGAAAGTGAGCCAGAAATGTCAAAATCACGTCAAAACCTTCAAAAGCTATATGAAGATGGGTTCCATGTATGTAATGTCTATTTTGGTACTCGAAGAATACATGATGAATCTTGTGTATTTTGTTTAGACGTAATTTATGGTGAACGGGAGCAACAGAGTTAA
- a CDS encoding tRNA1(Val) (adenine(37)-N6)-methyltransferase yields the protein MEKEQMRKILLKKGERLDVLKRENIEIIQSSSVFSFSLDAVLLADFASVPRVRSAKIVDLCSGNGAVAFLLTGKTNNPVVGIEIQEKLIDMARRTVELNQLEERVTFIHADIKKITDQIRPDSVDVITCNPPYFKDLPTSTKNTNDAFTLARHEILLSLPELMKKSSQLLKMNGHAYFVHRPDRLLDILDSLRNNRLAPKRIQFVYPRMGKDANMILIEAIKDGKEDGLKILPPLYVHDQTGDYSQEVKEILFGE from the coding sequence ATGGAAAAAGAACAGATGAGAAAAATTCTCCTGAAAAAAGGAGAACGTTTAGATGTTTTGAAAAGAGAAAATATCGAAATCATTCAAAGTTCATCCGTTTTTTCTTTTTCTTTAGATGCGGTCTTGTTAGCTGACTTTGCTTCTGTCCCTCGTGTACGGAGTGCGAAAATTGTAGATTTATGTTCTGGAAATGGAGCTGTTGCGTTTTTACTTACTGGGAAGACGAACAATCCAGTTGTAGGGATAGAAATTCAAGAAAAGCTAATTGATATGGCGAGAAGAACAGTAGAATTAAATCAGTTAGAAGAACGAGTTACGTTTATTCATGCGGATATAAAAAAAATAACCGATCAGATTAGGCCAGACTCTGTGGATGTGATTACCTGTAATCCACCGTACTTTAAAGATTTACCAACCAGTACAAAGAATACAAATGATGCGTTTACGTTAGCTCGTCATGAAATATTACTCTCTTTGCCGGAACTAATGAAAAAATCCAGCCAATTATTAAAAATGAATGGTCACGCTTATTTTGTACATCGTCCAGATCGTTTGTTGGATATTTTGGATTCCTTAAGAAACAATCGACTAGCACCGAAACGGATTCAATTTGTATATCCCCGTATGGGTAAAGACGCGAATATGATTTTAATTGAAGCCATCAAAGATGGAAAAGAAGATGGACTTAAAATTCTACCTCCTTTGTATGTCCATGATCAGACCGGTGATTATTCGCAGGAAGTGAAAGAGATTCTCTTTGGGGAATAA
- a CDS encoding GIY-YIG nuclease family protein, whose amino-acid sequence MGNKEEGKQERRHYFYVLVCADGSFYAGYTTDPVRREKEHNAGIGSKYTKSRRPVNMIHYESFETRSDATKAEAAFKKLRRAEKEKRLSKWQKKNKEVQEK is encoded by the coding sequence TTGGGGAATAAAGAAGAAGGAAAACAAGAACGTCGTCATTACTTCTATGTGCTTGTTTGTGCAGATGGTTCTTTTTATGCAGGGTATACAACGGACCCAGTACGAAGAGAAAAAGAGCATAATGCTGGAATTGGTTCTAAATATACAAAAAGTAGGCGTCCTGTGAACATGATTCACTATGAATCTTTTGAGACTCGAAGTGACGCTACAAAAGCAGAAGCAGCTTTTAAAAAACTAAGGCGTGCTGAAAAAGAAAAAAGACTATCAAAATGGCAAAAAAAAAATAAGGAGGTACAAGAAAAATGA
- the rsmI gene encoding 16S rRNA (cytidine(1402)-2'-O)-methyltransferase, with amino-acid sequence MNIQKSYREHSSGTLYLVPTPIGNLGDMTYRAVDTLKEVDVIASEDTRNTRKLLNHFDITTPQISFHEHNTQERIPQLVDRLLAGESIAQVSDAGMPSISDPGHELVVASIESGIPVVPLPGANAGLTALIASGLSPQPFTFIGFLKRKKKDQVAQWELLKNKTETLIFYESPHRLRDMIKNLESVLGSERQVVICRELTKRYEEFIRGNAAEVLEWLQETEVKGEICVMVAGNSHPIEEATTIFPSDMKEHVQLLIDEEEISSKEAIKKVAKIRQIKKQEVYQLFHEL; translated from the coding sequence ATGAATATTCAAAAAAGTTACCGGGAACATTCTTCGGGGACCTTATATCTTGTACCCACTCCTATCGGGAATTTGGGAGATATGACATACCGTGCAGTTGATACGTTGAAAGAAGTAGATGTGATTGCTTCGGAAGACACCAGAAATACACGGAAACTTTTAAATCATTTTGATATTACAACCCCGCAAATTAGTTTTCATGAGCATAATACACAAGAACGTATTCCTCAATTGGTAGATAGACTATTAGCAGGAGAATCTATCGCACAAGTGAGTGATGCAGGAATGCCTTCTATTAGCGACCCTGGTCATGAACTGGTTGTTGCCAGTATAGAGTCCGGAATTCCTGTTGTTCCATTACCAGGAGCAAATGCAGGGCTTACAGCCTTGATTGCTTCAGGACTCTCTCCACAACCATTTACATTTATTGGTTTTTTGAAACGAAAGAAAAAAGATCAGGTAGCACAATGGGAATTACTCAAAAATAAAACAGAAACACTTATTTTTTATGAATCACCCCATCGACTACGGGATATGATAAAAAACTTAGAATCTGTTTTAGGAAGTGAGCGTCAAGTAGTTATCTGTCGAGAACTAACCAAACGATATGAAGAGTTCATTCGTGGGAATGCAGCCGAGGTATTAGAGTGGTTGCAAGAAACAGAAGTTAAAGGTGAAATTTGTGTGATGGTAGCTGGAAATAGCCATCCAATAGAAGAAGCAACAACTATTTTCCCAAGCGATATGAAAGAACATGTGCAGTTATTGATAGATGAAGAAGAAATTTCATCTAAAGAAGCCATAAAAAAAGTAGCAAAAATCCGTCAAATAAAAAAACAAGAAGTATATCAACTATTTCATGAACTTTAA
- a CDS encoding YdcF family protein, with protein MVFYGLAILSGTILMNLFFKRKEDRGRGFFLFITVLLVFFGVLQRSSFPIEVQFLRLLTQLIKISLNLAPYVLALFSVGVILRSYLRLKKRRWSRKYAVLFSTGIFLLILLFLILANHLWIKNQMVYTLEFMLGVFFLYVLITFLGFVFLAFLYRLIRPDLEKDYIIILGSGLLPNGKISLLLKYRLDEALLFHHKQKKRGIPLSCIIVSGGKSTDESISEATVMKDYLVEKGILEKQIIMEDQSVNTHQNFLYSRDIIGNLTEHTKIVFITNNFHVLRSGVYARRASVHAEGIGAKTPFHYLPYALIREYLALMFIYRTYYFYILIIFLGFSLMLYR; from the coding sequence ATGGTATTTTATGGATTAGCAATTTTATCCGGTACTATTTTGATGAACCTCTTTTTTAAGCGTAAAGAGGATCGAGGAAGAGGTTTCTTTTTGTTTATTACCGTTCTTCTCGTTTTTTTTGGTGTACTTCAACGGAGTTCTTTTCCAATAGAGGTACAGTTCTTACGCTTATTGACTCAATTAATAAAAATATCGTTAAATCTGGCGCCATACGTGCTCGCTTTGTTTAGTGTTGGAGTTATTTTACGCTCCTATCTTCGCTTAAAAAAGCGAAGGTGGTCTCGTAAGTATGCTGTTTTATTTTCTACAGGAATCTTTTTATTGATCCTTCTTTTCCTCATTTTAGCGAATCATTTGTGGATAAAGAACCAAATGGTTTATACACTAGAATTTATGTTAGGTGTGTTTTTTTTATATGTGTTGATTACATTTTTAGGCTTTGTTTTTTTAGCCTTTTTATATCGATTGATTCGTCCTGATTTAGAAAAAGACTACATTATTATTTTAGGGTCAGGTTTGCTACCAAATGGTAAAATCAGTTTGCTATTAAAATATCGTCTAGATGAAGCTCTTCTTTTTCACCACAAGCAAAAAAAACGAGGTATTCCGCTTTCTTGTATTATTGTCAGTGGAGGGAAAAGTACAGATGAGTCGATTTCAGAAGCAACTGTGATGAAGGATTATCTAGTTGAAAAGGGTATTTTAGAAAAACAAATTATAATGGAAGATCAATCGGTCAATACCCATCAAAATTTTCTATATAGTAGAGATATAATTGGAAATCTAACGGAACATACAAAGATTGTTTTTATTACTAATAATTTCCATGTTTTAAGAAGTGGAGTCTATGCTCGTCGTGCGAGTGTACATGCAGAAGGGATTGGTGCGAAAACACCTTTTCATTATTTACCTTATGCGTTGATTCGAGAATACCTAGCACTGATGTTTATCTATCGAACTTATTATTTTTATATTTTAATTATTTTTCTTGGCTTTTCTCTTATGTTGTATAGATAA
- the mscL gene encoding large conductance mechanosensitive channel protein MscL, with protein sequence MIKEFKEFITRGNVMDLAVGVIIGAAFSAIVNSLVNDIISPIIVALTQKSSVEELTTQIGTATLHYGLFLQSIIDFLIVALVLFAVIKAANTFRRKHPEADQVEAEIPVAEQYLMEIRDLLASQNSKPEDIDHTNL encoded by the coding sequence ATGATTAAAGAATTTAAAGAATTTATCACACGTGGAAATGTTATGGACTTGGCAGTCGGGGTTATTATTGGAGCAGCTTTCTCTGCAATCGTTAATTCACTTGTAAATGATATTATTTCACCTATTATCGTAGCTCTAACCCAAAAATCTTCTGTCGAAGAACTGACAACTCAAATTGGTACAGCAACCTTACATTACGGACTTTTCTTGCAATCTATTATTGATTTTCTAATTGTCGCCCTTGTGTTATTCGCAGTTATTAAAGCAGCAAATACCTTCAGACGTAAACATCCTGAAGCCGATCAAGTAGAAGCAGAAATACCTGTTGCAGAACAATACCTTATGGAAATTAGAGACCTTTTGGCTTCTCAAAATTCAAAACCAGAAGATATTGATCATACTAATCTATAA
- a CDS encoding FAD-binding oxidoreductase codes for MYVVRKNNTDIEVFDKIILATGAWLPQVLEPLGWKVDVRGQKGQLAVLQTDNQKNGSLPVLIPTGEIDILPVGKGTYYVGASHENEKGYDLHPDKEVINQLIRGGTEILTSLQNATLIGEKVGTRAYTSDFSPFFGFLPNSTSVFVASGLGSSGLTTGPYIGFQLALLAQGKPSELSLEEYDPGIYLKNMNNNIGGNKND; via the coding sequence ATCTATGTTGTACGTAAAAATAATACGGATATAGAAGTCTTTGATAAAATCATTTTAGCAACTGGTGCTTGGCTTCCACAAGTATTAGAACCACTTGGTTGGAAGGTGGATGTCCGTGGTCAAAAAGGACAGTTAGCTGTTCTACAAACCGACAATCAAAAAAATGGAAGTCTTCCTGTTCTGATCCCTACCGGTGAAATTGATATTTTACCCGTAGGAAAAGGAACCTATTACGTCGGAGCCAGTCATGAAAATGAAAAGGGCTATGATCTTCATCCAGATAAAGAAGTAATCAACCAGCTTATCCGAGGTGGAACAGAAATCTTAACAAGTCTTCAGAATGCGACCCTCATTGGTGAGAAAGTTGGCACAAGAGCTTATACCTCTGACTTTAGTCCTTTCTTTGGTTTCCTTCCGAACTCTACTTCGGTATTCGTTGCAAGTGGTCTAGGTTCTTCTGGATTGACTACCGGCCCTTATATTGGCTTTCAACTTGCATTACTAGCCCAAGGAAAACCATCAGAACTTTCCTTGGAAGAGTATGATCCAGGTATTTATTTAAAAAATATGAATAATAATATTGGAGGAAATAAAAATGATTAA
- a CDS encoding FAD-binding oxidoreductase, translated as MTKSIAIIGGGVVGATAAFYLSEAGYSVTVFDEGTGQATSAAAGIICPWLSKRRNKKWYRLASGGAAFYHTLFDDLEKRMADTTFYTRSGAILLKKTLKQTKELYEIGLERRKLAPEIGTLTILNEEQLLDLLPSLQNQKNGLHVEGGARVDGRKLVDSLLTTVQKNGGQIIREKVNLEKKKTSMLYVKIIRI; from the coding sequence ATGACAAAATCTATTGCAATTATTGGTGGGGGAGTAGTAGGAGCAACTGCTGCCTTCTATCTGTCCGAAGCAGGATATTCAGTAACGGTTTTTGACGAAGGAACGGGACAGGCTACTTCTGCTGCTGCAGGAATTATTTGTCCTTGGTTGTCTAAAAGAAGAAATAAAAAATGGTATCGACTGGCATCCGGTGGTGCTGCTTTCTATCACACCTTATTTGACGATTTAGAAAAAAGAATGGCAGATACTACCTTTTATACTCGTTCAGGAGCAATTCTTTTAAAAAAGACTCTAAAACAAACAAAAGAACTCTATGAAATAGGTTTAGAAAGAAGAAAGTTGGCTCCAGAAATTGGGACTTTAACGATTTTAAATGAAGAACAACTTCTCGATCTTCTTCCTTCTCTACAGAATCAGAAAAATGGCCTCCATGTAGAAGGTGGCGCAAGAGTAGATGGTCGTAAACTCGTTGACTCTCTCTTAACAACTGTCCAAAAAAATGGTGGCCAAATTATTCGAGAAAAGGTTAATCTTGAAAAAAAGAAGACATCTATGTTGTACGTAAAAATAATACGGATATAG